Proteins encoded by one window of Molothrus aeneus isolate 106 chromosome 16, BPBGC_Maene_1.0, whole genome shotgun sequence:
- the TMEM186 gene encoding transmembrane protein 186 translates to MAAAWLCSVRTTACTAAPAGRSLQKELWTRPWRREAARLPWIAASWQGLQSQAQRAHGVRSYLRRLREPSVCLSHLAPAAVVQQKAVDGRTEEFKLVYRFPGIKYCRVLSRLKLLQTATSVIMLPPICYLYLQGQVSQNILLYTTGIAVFAGAMLYGMSYFFRRIIGFIYLSETGQTVRVAHLTFWGRRNDIYCPIETVVTLDEVGDSKDELLQQFKRYNSTDTLYFTIKYGQIVDRQKFAQIFGEFV, encoded by the coding sequence GCTTGGCTCTGCTCAGTCAGGACTacagcctgcacagcagcacctgctgggaGATCGCTACAGAAGGAGCTCTGGACAAGGCCATGGAGAAGGGAAGCTGCTCGCCTGCCCTGGATTGCTGCTTCGTGGCAGGGTTTGCAGTCACAAGCCCAGCGAGCTCATGGTGTCAGGAGTTATCTCAGGAGACTGCGAGAGCCgtccgtgtgtctgtcccaCTTGGCCCCTGCTGCTGTGGTCCAGCAGAAGGCTGTGGATGGGAGGACAGAAGAGTTCAAACTGGTGTACAGGTTCCCAGGGATAAAATACTGCAGGGTCCTGTCGAGACTGAAGCTGCTGCAGACTGCCACCTCCGTGATCATGCTGCCTCCCATCTGCTACCTCTACCTGCAGGGCCAGGTGTCCCAGAATATCCTCCTCTACACAACTGGCATCGCTGTCTTTGCTGGGGCAATGCTGTATGGTATGAGCTACTTTTTCAGAAGAATTATTGGATTCATCTACTTAAGTGAAACTGGACAAACTGTCAGAGTGGCCCACTTGACATTTTGGGGAAGACGTAATGACATTTACTGTCCCATAGAGACAGTGGTGACTTTGGATGAAGTTGGAGATAGCAAGGATGAGCTCCTTCAGCAGTTCAAGCGATATAACAGTACAGATACTTTGTATTTTACAATTAAGTATGGCCAGATTGTAGACAGACAGAAATTTGCTCAAATATTTGGAGAATTTGTGTGA